TCCTTATAAAGCTTTCGAACCATTTCTCCGAAATGAGGGTTGTCCTGCCTATCATCCATGCATGATGCTTAAAATTATTTTATATGCCTACACACAATCGGTCTTTTCTGGACGCAAAATTGAAGCCCTATTAAAAGACAGTATTCGTATGATGTGGCTAGCTCAAGGATATGAACC
This window of the Bacillus sp. SM2101 genome carries:
- a CDS encoding transposase; translation: MFKNYIMNQLVLPLDLEVKLQNNDIAFHVHNLVESIPYKAFEPFLRNEGCPAYHPCMMLKIILYAYTQSVFSGRKIEALLKDSIRMMWLAQGYEP